The following coding sequences lie in one Patescibacteria group bacterium genomic window:
- a CDS encoding HAD hydrolase-like protein, which produces MIKLIIFDLYGLILSSGYPDTSKYLAKKFGGDWRDYQAIIYKKYFNQAAVRQITQKQAWVLAAKELKLPISWQELRKIHYKLMTLDKRLVKLDKELNKKGYITLVLSKNTRSQLADNCKRFGIKKIFKNVINTWELNLPKASKKTLALVLKRFKVKPEEVIYADDQKANLVDAKEMGIKTIFVKNYQQFKKELDGYLSYDK; this is translated from the coding sequence ATGATTAAGCTTATTATTTTTGATTTGTATGGTCTTATATTAAGTTCGGGTTATCCAGATACTTCCAAATATCTGGCTAAGAAGTTTGGTGGAGATTGGCGGGATTATCAGGCCATAATATATAAAAAGTATTTTAACCAGGCGGCGGTACGACAAATAACTCAAAAACAGGCTTGGGTTTTGGCGGCTAAAGAATTAAAGTTACCGATTTCTTGGCAGGAGTTAAGAAAAATACATTATAAACTAATGACCTTGGATAAGCGGTTGGTTAAGTTAGATAAGGAATTAAACAAAAAAGGTTATATTACTTTAGTGCTTTCCAAGAATACCCGTAGTCAATTGGCCGATAACTGTAAGCGTTTTGGAATTAAAAAAATATTTAAAAATGTGATTAATACTTGGGAACTTAATTTACCTAAAGCCAGTAAAAAAACATTGGCCTTGGTTTTAAAGCGTTTTAAGGTTAAGCCGGAAGAGGTTATTTATGCGGATGATCAAAAGGCTAATTTAGTAGACGCTAAAGAAATGGGCATTAAAACAATTTTTGTTAAGAATTATCAGCAGTTTAAAAAAGAATTGGATGGTTATCTTTCTTATGATAAATAA
- a CDS encoding SufS family cysteine desulfurase, with the protein MDLHNIRQQFPLFNQPANKDLAYFDNAASTQKPEVVLKAMDEFYRTTYANVHRGVYKIAEQATAKFEGVRAATADYLGAASANNIVFTRNATSALNLLAQSYSRTLKPGDEVVLTEMEHHANLVPWQQAAKHNDLVLKFLPVNQNGRLELDKLSVLINKKTKVVSLTAMSNVLGTMPELKEIISLAKSVGARVIVDAAQALPHKYLNVKELDCDALVFTAHKFFGPSGLGILYASQELLEIMPPIEYGGHMIAEVNWYDSTWAEPPTKFEAGTPPIAEVIGWGEALNFIKQLDWVAVEAYEKNLTEYGLKLLTALPGLTIVGPEDSLARGPVFAFSLDKVHPHDLGSWLDSLNIAVRSGHHCTQPLHRKFGLLATTRASLSIYNTPAELDRLADGIKQAQKMFT; encoded by the coding sequence ATGGATTTACATAATATTCGTCAGCAGTTTCCTTTGTTTAATCAGCCAGCCAATAAGGATTTGGCTTATTTTGATAATGCCGCTTCAACACAAAAGCCAGAAGTTGTTTTAAAGGCTATGGATGAATTTTATCGTACAACTTACGCTAATGTTCATCGGGGTGTTTATAAAATAGCCGAACAAGCCACGGCTAAGTTTGAAGGTGTTCGGGCAGCTACGGCTGATTATTTAGGCGCTGCTTCAGCTAATAATATAGTTTTTACCCGTAATGCTACGTCAGCTTTGAATCTTTTAGCACAAAGTTATAGCCGTACTTTAAAACCAGGAGATGAGGTTGTATTAACCGAAATGGAGCACCATGCCAATTTAGTGCCTTGGCAACAGGCGGCCAAGCATAATGATTTAGTTCTTAAATTTTTACCAGTTAATCAAAACGGCCGTCTGGAATTAGATAAATTATCTGTTTTGATAAATAAAAAAACTAAAGTTGTTAGTTTAACAGCTATGTCCAATGTCTTGGGTACTATGCCGGAGCTTAAAGAAATAATTTCTTTAGCTAAGTCTGTGGGGGCGCGAGTAATAGTGGATGCTGCTCAGGCTTTACCGCATAAATATTTAAACGTTAAAGAATTGGATTGTGATGCTTTGGTTTTTACAGCCCATAAGTTTTTTGGACCTTCTGGTTTGGGTATTTTGTACGCCAGTCAGGAATTATTGGAGATTATGCCGCCGATTGAATACGGCGGGCATATGATAGCGGAAGTTAATTGGTATGATTCTACTTGGGCCGAGCCACCAACTAAATTTGAAGCTGGTACGCCACCGATTGCCGAAGTAATTGGTTGGGGCGAGGCTTTAAATTTTATTAAGCAGTTGGATTGGGTGGCTGTGGAAGCTTATGAAAAAAATTTAACAGAGTATGGTTTAAAATTATTAACTGCTTTACCAGGTTTAACAATTGTTGGACCAGAAGATAGTTTGGCGCGTGGTCCAGTATTTGCTTTTAGTTTAGATAAAGTTCACCCCCATGATTTAGGTAGTTGGTTGGATTCTTTAAATATTGCCGTGCGGTCCGGACATCATTGTACCCAGCCTTTGCATCGTAAATTCGGTTTATTAGCTACGACTCGAGCCAGTTTATCTATTTATAATACTCCAGCCGAGTTAGACAGATTGGCTGACGGTATTAAACAAGCTCAAAAAATGTTTACTTAA
- the sufC gene encoding Fe-S cluster assembly ATPase SufC, translated as MSLLRISRLSLTVETKPILKDFNLTINKGQVQALVGPNGSGKSSLAALLMGQPAYQLTYGQLFFNGKNLLNLKPAERSKAGLFVAWQNPIRVSGLNVEEFLIKLFRMHSSASQRSWPIIKVRQQIIKQARRFKAVDLLARDLNDGLSGGEQKRLEALQMAVIKPKLAILDEIDSGLDMASLGAVSRLIRELNKQGTAFLIISHHWRLLKEVKAQSINVLLKGSVVASGGLELINTLNRRGFKDWLKE; from the coding sequence ATGTCCTTGTTAAGAATTAGCCGTTTAAGTTTAACGGTTGAGACTAAGCCGATATTAAAAGATTTTAATTTAACTATTAACAAAGGTCAGGTACAAGCTTTGGTTGGGCCTAACGGTTCTGGTAAAAGCAGTTTGGCTGCTTTGTTAATGGGTCAGCCGGCTTATCAGTTAACTTACGGCCAACTATTTTTTAATGGAAAAAATTTATTAAACTTAAAACCAGCCGAACGCTCTAAGGCTGGTTTGTTTGTGGCTTGGCAAAATCCCATTAGAGTGTCTGGTTTAAACGTGGAGGAATTTTTAATAAAACTTTTTAGGATGCATTCGTCAGCTAGTCAAAGAAGTTGGCCGATAATTAAAGTTAGGCAGCAGATTATTAAACAAGCGCGCCGGTTTAAAGCTGTGGATTTGTTGGCCCGTGATTTAAACGACGGTTTGTCTGGTGGCGAACAGAAACGTTTAGAAGCTTTACAAATGGCTGTTATTAAGCCGAAGTTGGCGATTCTTGATGAAATAGACTCAGGTTTAGATATGGCTAGTCTTGGGGCTGTTAGCCGTTTAATTAGGGAGTTAAATAAGCAAGGCACGGCTTTTTTGATTATTTCCCATCATTGGCGCTTATTAAAAGAGGTTAAAGCCCAATCAATTAATGTTTTATTAAAGGGTAGTGTTGTGGCCAGTGGTGGCTTAGAGTTAATAAACACCTTAAACCGTCGGGGTTTTAAAGATTGGTTAAAGGAATAA
- a CDS encoding histidine phosphatase family protein, with the protein MATVKIYDFRHYERQKAAEDQNATLQDKIKKDQNPTLYGLMTSYIVASILKFSGVKFQKAITSPQPRAWKLARIILDTLGHSFDVKTDLIFDDIGSDPNAKNLIKIAKQLEKENSMTVEHVFLTQPGEIRDYVFKRASEQVQAMLAYAAGCTENTNILCCRHGVAVEAVGSLIKALTYDVKEVYPQNISVGSIGGPLSTCEGLIYTFDVNNGIAVPVSVEEFRLPDEVKHLEKIFTK; encoded by the coding sequence ATGGCAACTGTAAAAATTTATGATTTCCGTCACTACGAAAGACAAAAAGCAGCTGAAGATCAAAATGCTACCCTTCAAGACAAAATAAAGAAGGATCAAAATCCTACTTTATACGGCTTGATGACGAGCTACATAGTTGCTTCTATTCTAAAATTTTCTGGCGTGAAGTTTCAAAAAGCTATTACTAGTCCTCAACCCCGCGCTTGGAAACTAGCCCGAATTATCCTTGACACTCTTGGACATAGCTTTGATGTAAAAACCGATCTTATTTTTGACGACATCGGTTCAGACCCCAACGCCAAAAATTTAATTAAAATTGCCAAACAATTGGAAAAAGAAAACTCTATGACAGTGGAACATGTTTTCCTAACCCAACCCGGCGAAATACGCGATTATGTGTTTAAACGAGCCTCAGAACAGGTACAAGCTATGTTAGCTTATGCCGCAGGATGCACAGAAAACACAAATATACTTTGCTGCCGCCACGGAGTAGCTGTAGAAGCTGTTGGCTCTTTAATTAAAGCTCTAACATACGATGTAAAAGAAGTTTATCCGCAAAACATATCTGTTGGTTCAATTGGCGGTCCCTTATCAACTTGCGAAGGCCTTATATACACTTTCGACGTTAATAATGGAATTGCTGTTCCGGTATCTGTTGAAGAATTTCGTCTACCGGATGAAGTAAAACATCTGGAAAAAATATTTACAAAATAA
- a CDS encoding Rrf2 family transcriptional regulator — protein MFFQLSAKAEYGLMMLKHLAALKPKELGCLRSIAKEQNLPIKFLERIASDLLKAGLVISQPGSAGGYRLKKSANQIKLSEILSALGEDVTPTVCKHDGNCCKRQSACPNKTGWLKVQKDLAKIINAYRLSDLIN, from the coding sequence ATGTTTTTTCAACTATCTGCCAAGGCCGAATACGGCTTAATGATGCTGAAACATTTAGCCGCTCTTAAACCTAAGGAATTAGGTTGTTTAAGGTCTATTGCTAAGGAACAGAATTTACCTATTAAATTTTTGGAAAGGATTGCTTCGGATTTATTAAAAGCTGGTTTAGTAATTAGTCAGCCTGGTAGTGCCGGTGGTTATCGTCTTAAAAAATCGGCTAACCAAATAAAACTGTCTGAGATTCTAAGCGCTTTAGGTGAGGATGTTACCCCGACGGTGTGTAAACACGACGGCAATTGTTGTAAGCGTCAATCAGCTTGCCCTAATAAAACCGGTTGGTTAAAAGTACAAAAAGATTTAGCTAAAATAATCAATGCTTATAGATTAAGCGATCTAATTAATTAA
- a CDS encoding SufD family Fe-S cluster assembly protein, whose translation MGTVKQIIINKKQIRHFDLSNFLPDKIEFKLAAEAVLRLNNSSAFSFKHLHFIIGLRARVDFDCLFKQLVGKRQYYVTADLMGAYSQLNVNLLHNGQDQSEADYFLTINHQAANSFSKITIRRLLQGRARSNLYGLVKVWPQAKAVDSFLLDKTLLMGRRAQVVSKPDLKILNNQAAVYHGVTVSRPDHKEIDYLTSRGFTNRQALNLVVQGFIKGKN comes from the coding sequence ATGGGTACTGTAAAACAAATAATCATTAATAAAAAGCAGATTAGGCATTTTGATTTGTCTAACTTTTTGCCAGATAAAATAGAATTTAAATTAGCGGCCGAAGCTGTGCTACGGTTAAATAATAGTTCGGCTTTTAGCTTTAAACATTTGCATTTTATTATTGGTTTAAGGGCCAGAGTAGATTTTGATTGTTTGTTTAAACAATTGGTTGGTAAAAGACAATATTATGTAACAGCTGATTTAATGGGCGCTTATAGTCAATTAAACGTTAATTTATTGCATAATGGCCAAGACCAATCAGAAGCTGATTATTTTTTAACAATAAATCATCAGGCGGCTAATAGTTTTTCCAAAATTACAATTCGTCGTTTATTGCAAGGTCGGGCCCGTTCAAATCTTTATGGTTTGGTAAAGGTTTGGCCACAAGCTAAAGCGGTGGATTCATTTTTATTAGATAAAACTTTGTTAATGGGTCGTAGGGCGCAGGTTGTATCCAAACCGGATTTAAAAATATTAAATAACCAAGCTGCTGTTTATCATGGAGTGACTGTTAGCCGTCCCGACCATAAAGAAATTGACTATTTGACCAGTCGAGGTTTTACCAACCGGCAGGCTCTTAATTTAGTCGTTCAAGGATTTATTAAAGGAAAAAATTAA
- the sufB gene encoding Fe-S cluster assembly protein SufB: protein MPVVDRDFVIKRGQWVDKIKPLEKIGLGLSDNIIRQISGFKQEPDWMLKRRLQAFRIFKQKKYPQWGPDLSKLNFNKICYYSRINYSSQSTWANIPSPVKKTFERLGVPKLEAAVLAGSGLQYDSEIVYQALQADLKKIGVIFLSMEQGLRQYPKLVKKYFGQVVPARDNKLAALNSAVWSGGSFIYVPPGLKVSKPLQAYFRLNARNLGQFERTLIIADKNSELEYIEGCTAPYFNVDSLHAAVVEIVVEAGAKVRYTTVQNWSTSVYNLVTKRALVKRNAYMEWLDGNFGSRVTMKYPSIILSQPGAKGKIVSLAVAGKGQVIETGAKAIHLAPLTSSQIISKSIALAKGRTNYRGLLKITPAANNSRSSVCCDALLLSPQARSDSYPKVDVKNQKVHLEHEASVARLSQEQLIYLQSRGFSKSEAVNLIVNGFVAPVRQALPAEFAIELEKLLDLEMEEAVG from the coding sequence ATGCCGGTTGTTGATAGGGATTTTGTAATTAAGCGCGGACAGTGGGTAGATAAAATAAAACCGTTAGAAAAAATAGGCCTTGGTTTGTCGGATAATATAATTAGGCAGATTTCTGGTTTTAAGCAGGAGCCTGATTGGATGCTCAAAAGGCGTTTGCAGGCTTTTAGAATTTTTAAACAAAAAAAATATCCTCAGTGGGGGCCGGATTTGTCTAAACTTAATTTTAATAAAATTTGTTATTATTCTCGAATTAATTACAGCAGCCAATCAACTTGGGCTAATATTCCCTCGCCAGTTAAAAAAACTTTTGAACGTTTGGGTGTGCCTAAATTAGAAGCGGCTGTTTTGGCTGGTAGCGGTTTGCAATATGATTCGGAAATAGTTTACCAAGCTTTGCAAGCTGATTTAAAAAAAATAGGCGTGATTTTTTTAAGTATGGAGCAAGGTTTAAGGCAATATCCTAAACTAGTAAAAAAGTATTTTGGGCAGGTGGTGCCGGCCAGGGATAATAAATTAGCCGCCTTAAACAGCGCTGTTTGGTCGGGCGGCAGTTTTATTTATGTGCCACCCGGTCTAAAAGTGTCTAAGCCGCTGCAGGCTTATTTTCGTTTAAATGCTCGTAATTTAGGCCAATTTGAGCGGACTTTAATAATCGCTGATAAAAATAGTGAATTGGAATATATTGAAGGATGCACGGCGCCTTATTTTAACGTGGATTCTTTACACGCCGCTGTGGTGGAGATTGTTGTGGAAGCGGGCGCTAAGGTTCGTTATACTACGGTTCAAAATTGGTCCACTAGTGTTTATAATTTGGTTACTAAACGCGCCTTGGTAAAAAGGAATGCTTATATGGAATGGTTAGATGGTAATTTTGGCAGTCGGGTAACTATGAAATATCCGTCTATAATTTTAAGTCAACCTGGTGCCAAGGGTAAAATTGTTTCTTTGGCTGTGGCTGGCAAGGGGCAGGTGATCGAAACCGGCGCTAAAGCTATTCATTTGGCGCCCTTAACCAGTTCACAAATTATTTCTAAATCTATTGCTTTGGCCAAGGGTCGTACTAATTATCGTGGTTTGTTAAAAATAACGCCAGCCGCCAACAATAGCCGGAGCAGTGTGTGCTGTGACGCTTTATTATTATCGCCCCAGGCGCGATCGGATTCTTACCCCAAGGTAGATGTTAAAAATCAAAAAGTTCACCTAGAGCACGAAGCTAGTGTAGCCCGTTTAAGTCAAGAGCAGTTGATTTATTTGCAAAGCCGAGGATTTTCCAAAAGTGAAGCTGTTAACTTGATTGTTAATGGTTTTGTGGCTCCGGTTCGTCAGGCTTTGCCAGCCGAATTCGCTATTGAGCTGGAAAAGCTTTTGGATTTGGAAATGGAAGAAGCGGTGGGTTAA
- a CDS encoding iron-sulfur cluster assembly scaffold protein, with product MDLYQATILEHYKNPHNQGDLPKATNRGSVSNPLCGDAISMAFKIVDDQVEEVAWQGEGCVLTQATASILSESIKGQKIADLKNINQEAIVKMLGITPGPNRLECALLPLRALLKALD from the coding sequence ATGGATTTATATCAAGCGACTATTTTAGAACATTATAAAAACCCTCATAATCAGGGTGATTTACCTAAGGCTACCAATCGGGGTAGTGTTTCTAATCCGTTATGTGGTGATGCCATTTCTATGGCTTTTAAAATTGTTGATGATCAAGTGGAGGAAGTGGCTTGGCAGGGTGAGGGCTGTGTGTTAACTCAGGCCACAGCCTCAATATTATCCGAAAGCATTAAAGGCCAAAAAATAGCTGATTTAAAAAATATTAATCAGGAAGCTATTGTGAAAATGTTGGGTATTACTCCAGGTCCTAATAGGTTGGAATGCGCGCTGTTGCCCTTACGGGCTTTGCTTAAAGCTTTGGACTAG
- a CDS encoding superoxide dismutase gives MFTLPNLPYSYDALGPHLDKQTMELHHTKHHATYVNKLNEALAKAPQLKEKSIEWLLTNLSEVPEDIRTAVVNHGGGHYNHSLFWQMMSPDKVEPPVELVSVINNNFGSVEKFQEQFNQAAVSLFGSGWVWLVKKADNNLAITTTFNQGSPLSQGLQPLLGLDVWEHAYYLKWQNKRADYVATWWQVVNWPVVAKNLLS, from the coding sequence ATGTTTACTTTACCCAATTTACCTTACAGTTATGATGCTCTAGGGCCCCATTTAGACAAACAAACTATGGAATTGCATCATACTAAGCATCATGCTACTTACGTGAACAAATTGAACGAAGCTTTGGCTAAAGCACCACAGTTGAAGGAAAAATCCATTGAGTGGTTACTAACTAATTTAAGTGAAGTGCCCGAAGATATTAGAACTGCGGTAGTTAATCACGGTGGCGGGCATTATAACCATAGTTTATTTTGGCAAATGATGTCACCGGATAAAGTAGAGCCACCTGTTGAATTAGTTTCTGTTATTAATAATAATTTTGGTTCTGTAGAAAAATTTCAAGAACAATTTAATCAAGCGGCTGTTAGTTTATTTGGTAGCGGTTGGGTTTGGTTGGTAAAAAAAGCCGATAATAATTTGGCGATAACAACCACCTTTAATCAAGGCAGCCCGCTTAGTCAGGGTTTGCAGCCGTTATTGGGTTTGGATGTTTGGGAGCATGCTTATTATTTGAAGTGGCAAAATAAACGGGCTGATTATGTGGCCACTTGGTGGCAGGTAGTTAATTGGCCAGTGGTGGCTAAGAATTTGCTTAGTTAA